The following proteins are co-located in the Plasmodium brasilianum strain Bolivian I chromosome 11, whole genome shotgun sequence genome:
- a CDS encoding transketolase produces the protein MNVELDKKCINEIRMLSAELPLQANSGHQGAPIGCAPIAHILWAYVMNYYNEDTKWINRDRFVLSNGHASALLYTMLYLTEQGLTMEDLKNFRQLESLTPGHPERHITKGVEVTTGPLGQGAANAVGMAICAHNLAEKYNTKEHKLFDNYVYAICGDGCMQEGVFCEAASLAGHLGLGRLILLYDDNKITIDGNTELSFTEDIQKKFEALNWEVKRVSDGNTDFQKILHQIEECKKNLKQPSLIIVQTTCGFGTKVEGTCKSHGLALKEEDIKNAKKFFGLDPEKKFYISDEVKKFYKNVIEKKKENYMKWKKMFDDFTLKYPEVGQEILRRFQNELPYGWKEVLPKYTTMDSPGATRNLSGVVLNSLNKILPELIGGSADLSESNCTSLKDEKDITKNSFANKYIRYGVREHGMVAITNGIYSYGGFKPFCGTFLNFYTYAFGALRLSALSNYHILCIATHDSVELGEDGPTHQPIEVLSLLRSTPNLNIIRPADGNEVSGAYLSHFTNSMGPTVIALCRNKVPHIKNTSAENVLKGAYILEDFDDSNDKQKVIISGCGSELQLCVDAKNILTNEHNLNVRLVSFPSWTLFQKQTEEYKHHVMMHNNPNIVRFYIEPASTHGFDTYFNVYIGINQFGYSAPKDKIWEHLGITSNHIVQKVLTFIKTKLK, from the coding sequence ATGAATGTCGAACTAGACAAAAAATGCATCAACGAAATTCGCATGTTATCGGCCGAATTGCCTCTACAAGCTAATAGTGGCCATCAGGGAGCTCCTATCGGTTGTGCACCTATAGCCCATATTTTATGGGCATATGTAATGAATTATTACAATGAAGATACGAAATGGATTAACCGAGACAGGTTTGTTTTATCGAATGGACATGCTAGTGCACTGTTATATACAATGTTATATTTGACAGAACAAGGATTAACTATGGAagacttaaaaaattttagacAATTAGAAAGTTTAACCCCAGGTCATCCAGAAAGGCATATTACCAAAGGAGTAGAAGTAACAACAGGACCATTAGGGCAAGGTGCAGCAAACGCAGTTGGAATGGCAATATGTGCTCATAATTTAgcagaaaaatataacacaaAAGAACATAAACTTTTTGATAATTATGTTTATGCTATATGTGGAGATGGATGTATGCAAGAAGGCGTTTTTTGTGAAGCAGCTTCTCTTGCAGGTCATCTAGGATTAGGTAGACTAATACTACTATATGATgacaataaaataacaatagaTGGAAATACAGAATTATCTTTTACGGAAGATATTCAAAAGAAATTTGAAGCATTAAATTGGGAAGTTAAAAGAGTAAGTGATGGAAATACggattttcaaaaaattttacatcaaatagaagaatgtaaaaaaaatttaaaacaacCATCTTTAATCATAGTTCAAACAACTTGTGGTTTTGGAACAAAAGTTGAAGGAACATGTAAATCTCATGGTTTAGcattaaaagaagaagatataaaaaatgctaAGAAATTTTTTGGTTTAGATCcagaaaagaaattttacaTCTCAgatgaagtaaaaaaattttataaaaatgtaatagaaaagaaaaaagagaattatatgaaatggaaaaaaatgtttgatgattttactttaaaataTCCTGAAGTAGGTCAGGAAATTTTAAGAAGATTTCAAAATGAATTACCGTATGGTTGGAAAGAAGTATTACCTAAATATACAACTATGGATTCACCAGGTGCTACAAGAAATTTGTCAGGTGTTGTTTTAAAtagtttaaataaaatattacctGAATTAATAGGAGGAAGTGCAGATTTATCAGAATCGAACTGTACATCATTAAAAGATGAAAAGGATATAACGAAAAATTCTTttgcaaataaatatattagatatGGTGTAAGAGAACATGGAATGGTTGCAATTACAAATggaatatattcatatggaGGGTTCAAACCTTTTTGTGGTACTTTTCTTAACTTTTACACATATGCATTTGGTGCTTTAAGATTATCAGCATTGTcaaattatcatatattatgtattgcTACACATGATTCTGTTGAGTTAGGAGAAGATGGACCTACACATCAGCCTATTGAAGTTTTATCCTTACTTAGATCAACCCCAAATTTGAATATAATTAGACCAGCAGATGGAAACGAAGTATCAGGTGCATATCTAAGTCATTTTACAAATTCTATGGGTCCAACTGTTATAGCATTATGTAGAAATAAAGTAccacatataaaaaacacATCAGCagaaaatgtattaaaaggtgcatatatattagaagATTTTGATGATTCAAATGATAAACAAAAAGTTATCATAAGTGGTTGTGGATCTGAATTACAGTTATGTGTTGatgcaaaaaatattttaacaaatgaACACAATTTAAATGTTCGACTTGTTAGTTTTCCCTCTTGGACCTTGTTTCAAAAACAAACAGAAGAATATAAACACCATGTTATGATGCATAATAATCCTAATATAGTTAGGTTTTATATTGAACCAGCATCTACTCATGGGTTCGATACTTATTTTAACGTCTACATAGGTATTAATCAGTTTGGCTATTCAGCACCTAAAGATAAAATATGGGAGCATCTGGGTATCACGTCGAATCATATTGTTCAAAAGGTGTtgacatttataaaaacaaagttaaaatga